ACCTTCCCCGCCAAAGAATCCAGAACCAAGCCGTCTTTGAATATGGATGTCATAATCTACAGACTCATAAGCACACAAAAAAGAACGTCTTTGACAAATAACTGTTCCTTTGGAAATATCTAAAGGAAGGATATTTCCAGGATAAGTATGACCAAAAGCAACTATTGCACCATCATCTAATCCAGTAAAATATTGCACAAACATATCTTCCCCGGACATTTTTCTTTTGAATGCTCCAAAAACACCACCTTTCATTTCAGTATCCATTTTGATGTTCTGATCCATCCACTGCATAGCGCCACTTTGAGCGTATAGTCTTTCATCTTTATCTAGCATTATCTCCACCATGGGCATAACTGAACCTAAGATTTGATATTTCAATCCCTTCAGCTCCTTTTTAGAATTATTAATATTATTATTAGACCTTACGCTTAACCCACTTACATTATTAGCATTTGAGATGTTTTCTTGGTTGACAAACAAATCTTTTATTTGGCTTGCAGGTGTCCAATTATTTAGCTTTTCTGACCAAACTAAGTCATTTTTGTTTAAATAATTATCACCTTTAAGTTGTAGAAGTTGATTCCAATCATAAGGTCCATACTGCTTACCTTCTTTTGTTATATACCAATTTGACATTTTTTTCACCATCCTTTTTCTTTTATTTTTTTGAGTTTATTAGCTAACTTTGACCATTGTAGCCAAAAGCTATTTTGACATCTTTTATCAGACTTATATTAAGTGAATATACAAATTTATTAATATAATTTTAGGTTAATTTTACAAATAAAAAATCACCCTTAAGGGTGATTGTGAAATAATAATTAGTAAATGGTTTAAATTAGTAATAATAAATTAGCTTATTTAACCAAAAAATAATTATGAAACTAATAATTTGATTTTACTTTAACCAAATTGAGGTGATCATAATTAAAATAAAGGATAGGTTTACAGGTGGAGTCATTGCGGGTATAGGAGCAAATTTGGTAAAAATGGGAATTGGACAAACAGCTAATGTAGAACCAAGCACAAGCTTCAAAGAGACAATTATGAACCGTGTTCTTCCCAAGTAGCTATATATTGCAGGTTATTTATTCCTTCAAAACATGTAATGTCTAATTTATCGTTAATAATCCATTGTCCATTTAGTCCTTTTTCTAGTGCTGATAGTTCAAAGTGACA
The Natranaerofaba carboxydovora genome window above contains:
- a CDS encoding TIGR00266 family protein; this encodes MSNWYITKEGKQYGPYDWNQLLQLKGDNYLNKNDLVWSEKLNNWTPASQIKDLFVNQENISNANNVSGLSVRSNNNINNSKKELKGLKYQILGSVMPMVEIMLDKDERLYAQSGAMQWMDQNIKMDTEMKGGVFGAFKRKMSGEDMFVQYFTGLDDGAIVAFGHTYPGNILPLDISKGTVICQRRSFLCAYESVDYDIHIQRRLGSGFFGGEGFIMQKLSGQGLAFIEIDGECIVKDLAQGEKIRVETGSVGAFEEGVSFSIERVKGIKNMFLGGEGMFLTTLEGPGKVWLQTMPIQSMAGELYHYLPLSNN